A stretch of DNA from Flavobacteriaceae bacterium MAR_2009_75:
AGTTAAATTTATACTCCCCCGATTGAACAGACACAATTCTTTTGCGTATGAAATTTAGTTGGGTTCCCCTGATTTTATTGATAACATTCCAGACTTTTTCCCAGCAACGGCAAATAGATTCCATTAGGCAGGTCTTAAATCTTCATTCCCAAGAAGACTCGCTACGCTTATCTCTTCTAAACGAATTGGCCTATCTTCATTATTCAATAGATCCTGAAGCAGGGCTGAAAATAGGCGATAGTGCCTTGACGTTGGCTGCTCTTTTGAAAGATTCTATCGGTCTAGCTACTGCCTATTCCTATAAAGGTCATAACTATAGTGCTTTAGGAGTAGATTCGATGGCCTTGGCAATGTATGATATCGCCCTAAACCTCAAAAAATTAAAAAGGGATAGGGTAGGTGAGGCACGCCTAATTTACAATAAAGGTCTAGTATATTTCAATCAATCGGATTATCGTAGAGCGAACGACTGTAATAAAAGGGCATACGAGGTATTCAAGGTTGAAAAGGATAGTTTTTTAATGGCGAAAATGTTGAACAGTATGGGGATTAACCATATGTACCTTTCGCAATATACACAGTCACTAGACTCTTATTTAGAAGCCAAGAATATTTATGAAGATTTACTGCTAACTGATGATTTGGAGTATGTGAACATCAATTCGAATATAGGATTATTATATGCACACCTTGAGAAATTCCAGTTGTCGGAAGAATTTCAAAAATATGCCTTAGCGGGATATAAAAATCAAGGTTTTAAGGTCGGTGAGGCCAATGCCCTTACGAATTTGGGGCGTTTGAAAACGGAAAATGGTAAAGAAAAAGAAGCCATAGCACTCTACGAAAATGCTTTCAAGATTATGGAAGAAATTCATGACCGCAGAGGTCAGGCCAGTGCTCTTACTAATATTGGCATAGCCCATGTATCGCTTAAATCATTCAAAGAGGCTATATCTTTTTTTAAAAGAACCCAAAAAATTTATGAGAACCTGAACAATCACAATAACCTTGCAATTGTTCATCAGAATCTAGGGGATTGTTATCTTAATTTAGAAGGTACTTTAAATCTTGAGCAGGCTGAAAAGCACTATAGGGCCTCTTTAGAATACGCGCTCGAAGTTCACAATTTAAGTTTGCAATACAATGCTTTTGAAGGGCTTTCAGAAGTGCAAAAAGCTAAGGGTGATTTTGAAGATGCCTTGGAAAGCAAATCAATGGCAATTGTGGTTCGAGATAGTTTCAATTCTACGGAAAAGAGAGAAGAGATAGCTCGTTTAGAAGCTGAATATAAGTATGAGGGGGAGAAGGCTTTATTACAGGCCGATTTTGAAAAAAT
This window harbors:
- a CDS encoding tetratricopeptide repeat protein, whose product is MKFSWVPLILLITFQTFSQQRQIDSIRQVLNLHSQEDSLRLSLLNELAYLHYSIDPEAGLKIGDSALTLAALLKDSIGLATAYSYKGHNYSALGVDSMALAMYDIALNLKKLKRDRVGEARLIYNKGLVYFNQSDYRRANDCNKRAYEVFKVEKDSFLMAKMLNSMGINHMYLSQYTQSLDSYLEAKNIYEDLLLTDDLEYVNINSNIGLLYAHLEKFQLSEEFQKYALAGYKNQGFKVGEANALTNLGRLKTENGKEKEAIALYENAFKIMEEIHDRRGQASALTNIGIAHVSLKSFKEAISFFKRTQKIYENLNNHNNLAIVHQNLGDCYLNLEGTLNLEQAEKHYRASLEYALEVHNLSLQYNAFEGLSEVQKAKGDFEDALESKSMAIVVRDSFNSTEKREEIARLEAEYKYEGEKALLQADFEKIQALSKAEVEQQRLVNKLILICTLIFLLAILVAFVLYKKRSDAIAEKKLAEFKAKVADTELKALRSQMNPHFIFNSLNSIREYMATNDKSRAETYLLKFAKLTRAILENSEKKWITLKQDLELMKIYIDIEAMRLKHSLEYSILVDDEVDAENTLVPPMLLQPFIENSIWHGIAKKNNNGRVDIKVKSDGDFLICSVDDDGVGRQKKIDTIKTNNSMGLKITKNRLEIMNQLKNKNGSFQVHDKEYGTRVELKLPLELQF